ATTGCTAACCCCAACAGCACCAACAACTTCATTTAAATTTGGAGAAAAATTAAACAATCCAATAGCAATGTACTTAAGCGACATCTTTACAGCAGGTGGCAATTTATCTGGTGTTCCAGCCATTTCAATCCCTTGCGGAAAAAGTTCAGAAAATAATATGCCAATTGGAATTCAGCTAATTACTTCTCATTTTAGAGAAGATCTTATGTTCAGAGTTGCAGAGTTTATTGAACGAAACAATAAAAATTAAATCAATATTTTCTAATTTTTTATTTTACATTAAAAAAAATTTGGGATTTTAATTTAACTACTTCTCAATTATCTATCGCTAAATATTGCTGTTCCAATTCTTATTAATGTTGCTCCTTCCTCAATTGCAACTCTAAAATCTTGAGTCATTCCCATTGATAAATGAGGTAGTTCTATTCCTAAGTTATTAGAAATATCGTTTTTTATTTCTTTTAACATTTTAAAATATGGCCTTACTTTTTCTAAATCCTCGTGCTCCTTTGGTATTGTCATTAATCCTTTTAATACAATATTAGAATAACCTTGAATCTCAGTGGCTAGATTTAATGCGTCTTCTGGAGGTACACCACTTTTAGTACCTTCACCTGATGTGTTTACTTGAATTAAGACTTGTAAAATTTTTCCTAAGTTTCCAGAATGATTGTTAAGTTCATTAGCTAATGAAATTGAATCAACTGTATGAACCATAAAGGACCCAGGAGCAATATACTTAACTTTATTTCTTTGAAGGTTTCCAATGAAATGCCATCTAATATCTGAGTTATTTATTATTAGATTTTTATCCCTTAACTCCTGTGCATAATTTTCGCCTATATCTATTATCCCGCAATTAACTGCTTCTATAATCAATTCAACTGGTTTTTTTTTTGATACCGCAATTAAAGTAACTTCTTTTGGGTTTCTATTAAATTCACTACAAGTTAAATTAATTTGATTACGAATAAAATTTATATTTTCTGAAATGGTTGTTGGTCTCATTGGTATTTTTTTTTCACTAAAGTTATTATAAATAATTTAAAATATTACTGATTATTTTTTGAAACAAAACAATTCTAAAATTTAGTATTTACAAATTTTAATTTAATATTTATTTTTTTTATCAAGAGTATAAAATTAATTATATATTTGTAATGTAAAAAATTAGGATATTTGTTCCTTATCACTTCAAACTAGAGTTAATAGATAAATCATTTCTACATCCATTGTTTTTTAGCCTGATTTTTTACAAGACCAATTAGATTTTTTTACCGATATATTTCTTCACAAACAAAACTTTTTTTCAAAAGACATTTCTTTCTATTAAGCAATGCCAATAAAAGACAACGATTACACACCCGGACCAACCACGAACTCCGGAAGATTACCACAATTAGACTTAGCAGAATTAAAGTCTAAAAGAATTGTAGAGCTAACTGAAATTGCTCGAACACTTAATGTGCCTGGTTATTCAGACCTTCGCAAACAAGATTTAATATTTAAAATTCTTGAAGCTCAATCAAACCAACAACGACAAGGTGGTGGTATTGAAAAAGGAATTAATTTTTCTGAAGGTGTTTTAGAAGTTATGAACGATGGTTACGGATTCCTTCGTTCAGCAGATTACAATTATCTGCCTTCTCCAGATGATATTTATGTTTCTCCATCTCAAATCAAAAAATTTGGTTTAAGAACTGGCGATACTGTATCAGGGCAAGTAAGGCCGCCTAAAGATGGAGAACGATTTTTTGCTTTACTAAAAGTTGAAGCAGTAAATTATCAACAACCAGAAAGTATTCGTGAGAGAACTATTTTTGATAATTTAACTCCACTTTATGCAACTAAAAGAATTACACTGGAAACAACTCCAGGTGAATATTCTATGCGTATACTAGACTTGATGAGCCCAATAGGTAAAGGACAAAGATGTTTAATAGTTTCTCCTCCAAAATCTGGTAAAACTGTCCTAATGCAAAAAATTGCAAATGCTGTTTCAAGGAACCATCCTGAATGCAAGCTTATTGTTTTGCTAATTGACGAACGCCCTGAAGAAGTTACTGATATGGAAAGATCTGTTCAAGCTGAAGTTATCTCTTCTACTTTTGATGAACCACCTGAACGCCACGTACAAGTTGCTGATATGGTTCTTGAAAAAGCTAAAAGATTAGTTGAAGCAAAATATGATGTTGTAATTTTATTGGATTCTATCACTAGGCTTGCTCGAGCTCATAACACTGTAATCCCTCATTCAGGAAAAATATTATCTGGTGGTGTTGATGCTAATGCTCTTCACAAACCTAAGAGATTTTTTGGTGCCGCTCGAAATATTGAAGAAGGAGGTTCACTTACAATTATTGCTACAGCTTTAGTTGATACTGGCTCTAGAATGGATGAAGTTATTTTTGAAGAGTTTAAAGGAACAGGAAATAGTGAAGTTATTTTAGATAGAAAATTAGCTGACCGTAGAATTTATCCATCATTTGATATTATTCGTTCTGGTACTCGTAAAGAGGAACTTCTTATTGAAAGTGGTGATTTAAATAGGTTGTGGGTTTTACGTAAAGTTATCTCTGATATGACTCAAATAGAAGCAATGGAGTTTCTTCTAGATAGAATGAACGGAACAAAAAATAACAAAGAATTTTTAAAAGTTATGAGTACTTAATTTCAATATATATCTGAAATTATAAATATTAAACTCCCTGCAAACCTTTTATTCATTGACTTGCAGGGAGTTTTGATATTTTAAATTATATTTTACTCTGTATTAACGCTGTATTACAAACTTTGATATTGTAACTCCTTCTACTGTTTTCACACTATAAAAATAATTTCCACTACTAGTTAACAAATTATTGTAATATATTGAATGCTCTCCAAATGGGAAATTATCAACATCTAAAACAGTGTAAATTTATTCTCCGTTTTCTTTATAAACTACAATTTTTACACCTCCCTGCTTGTTCAACTTAAATGGTATATTTACTATATCTCTCGCTAGGTTTGGGTAGGCTGGGAGTGAAAACGCAATGCTATTTCCACCATCAACACCTACAATTGATCCGTTTGGACAATACATTTTTTTAAAATAGCACTTGTCGTCTTTTGTTAATCTAGAGCGTTGAGTTTTATCATAAGGTCCACCATTGTTCATAATTCCCCATTTATTTTT
Above is a window of Chlorobiota bacterium DNA encoding:
- a CDS encoding YggS family pyridoxal phosphate-dependent enzyme, with translation MRPTTISENINFIRNQINLTCSEFNRNPKEVTLIAVSKKKPVELIIEAVNCGIIDIGENYAQELRDKNLIINNSDIRWHFIGNLQRNKVKYIAPGSFMVHTVDSISLANELNNHSGNLGKILQVLIQVNTSGEGTKSGVPPEDALNLATEIQGYSNIVLKGLMTIPKEHEDLEKVRPYFKMLKEIKNDISNNLGIELPHLSMGMTQDFRVAIEEGATLIRIGTAIFSDR
- the rho gene encoding transcription termination factor Rho; this encodes MPIKDNDYTPGPTTNSGRLPQLDLAELKSKRIVELTEIARTLNVPGYSDLRKQDLIFKILEAQSNQQRQGGGIEKGINFSEGVLEVMNDGYGFLRSADYNYLPSPDDIYVSPSQIKKFGLRTGDTVSGQVRPPKDGERFFALLKVEAVNYQQPESIRERTIFDNLTPLYATKRITLETTPGEYSMRILDLMSPIGKGQRCLIVSPPKSGKTVLMQKIANAVSRNHPECKLIVLLIDERPEEVTDMERSVQAEVISSTFDEPPERHVQVADMVLEKAKRLVEAKYDVVILLDSITRLARAHNTVIPHSGKILSGGVDANALHKPKRFFGAARNIEEGGSLTIIATALVDTGSRMDEVIFEEFKGTGNSEVILDRKLADRRIYPSFDIIRSGTRKEELLIESGDLNRLWVLRKVISDMTQIEAMEFLLDRMNGTKNNKEFLKVMST